The following coding sequences lie in one Drosophila gunungcola strain Sukarami chromosome X unlocalized genomic scaffold, Dgunungcola_SK_2 000021F, whole genome shotgun sequence genomic window:
- the LOC128260346 gene encoding DENN domain-containing protein Crag isoform X2, translating to MEEKRIADYFVVAGMPEHPQLLQENIFNDSGRLRAATTIEPITDIGVYFPLLGEEVPEGYELLAHTPTGLQANLNHGSVRSTDCYIYFRRGKDRPPLVDIGVLYDGHERIMSDAEIVAETPEGRVANVNNSSAKTFLTYRRARADMPCNELVVTELCVIVQSKGERAPHAFCLIYKPLNKGFVGSDVFLCYKKSMYRPKHISYKPEILLRYPTVDHTDFPLNLCPSVPLFCLPMGASLEAWPHVNGAEKRKPISPVFSTFVLTVNDGTYKVYGSALTFYEDYDESQLSAEQKELLGWNEELGGQHSLHMIKAICLLSHHPFGDTFDKWLKYLHRMVLFGVNIPIPVERYITQLLDEVPFPAPSIHLQLSSESNDRILLTQPEDSPLPRSGAGFHMLLQNLGTDNCLHVLLLALTEQKILIHSLRPATLTAVAEAIVSLLFPFKWQCPYIPLCPLGLAEVLHAPLPYLIGVDSRFFDLYEPPTDVTCIDLDTNNISLCESQRHLSPKLLPKRAARLLRQTLTELENAKPISYDSTNSLDRDIRKRKRELVLEQRIQEAFLLFMASILRGYRDFLVPISKAPSVGATDPSALFQLKAFLRSRDKSHQKFFELMMKTQMFIRFIEERSFVSDGDHGLSFFDECAEKVGNYDETPAQLHLVDWDTGQNSERTKYIFPPDSVTPAGGGGGAGGGAGLAYNYENFTLQPELLQSTKKTALSKFLQLQLNASLSPGSPIARRTKHEIKLSQKMASRCQQHPEAWSKYLLATCYSLYFLILPSMVLDTRHAGKEPEILRAAYDVLVRASRLKITCDEFCYRIMMQLCGIHNLPVLAVRLHYLMKRSGVQANALTYGFYNRCVLESQWPSDSTTLSQIRWNRIKNVVLGAAQFRRAGRQRAASKVNKSLSASQDQNLSTLETVDGQSRTSLASSTGDGGGHGLLDFAAFDRLRYKLGSIVRQTVTGGSSEANEEGVANSAAGLLIPGERSAPNTPTYGGDTEILAKALQQQQPRKQIMSIGGGDDDDDEDEDEDDDEYTAGSPSTPQKQLEAGADGLAYAAGAGGDYEADEEDDEDEVDEHVAAQRARQRVQSPTKISPRTPVTQNDPLGALNEEESAASATTTQQAQQQEQQQLQQSQAQIDSSIYSDKPILFRGPRSATFDESTQIGKSMHRSETMPVASSGVTNSLANIGSSLKLTFGPSLTGKKSNELIQGSLSSIKSAASSLTKKFDEIKGVISANSTPTKTNNGHGHPHHGLHHPHHHAHHHHPHHHHPQAGNPEQEEHDAAVHEEGKLRRVSSDLDPWGRLSESRKSSYNNLVPLGENSSTGALHMHAFPALPDNLYSLIGESAADRDCDVLIQLTTCSQCHNCSVLVYDEEIMSGWTAEDSNLNTTCHACNKLTVPFLSVQIERQTEESVQLDQPDQPDQPDQREEDGGKKEQPANGTSHKSSLTVPYLNPLVLRKELENILTQEGDIALIKPEFVEEHPIIYWNLLWLMERIESKTHLPELCLPVPSDKEHIDPLSKVKTVHIQCLWDNLSLHSEASGPPMYILYRETQPTSPLLKALLTDQAQINKNVIQQIISAIRVNDFATPLKRLANERHKLKSNGVERSHSFYRDILFLALTAIGRSNVDLATFHRDYAAVFDKLTERECNMYYRNQDLPPSASTIFCRAYFRPLLLP from the exons ATGGAGGAGAAGCGCATCGCCGACTACTTTGTGGTGGCCGGAATGCCGGAGCATCCGCAGCTGCTGCAGGAGAACATCTTCAACGACTCGGGAAGATTGCGGGCGGCCACCACCATCGAGCCCATCACGGACATCGGTGTCTACTTCCCGCTGCTCGGCGAGGAGGTTCCCGAGGGATACGAGCTCCTCGCGCACACTCCCACGGGTCTGCAGGCGAACCTCAACCACGGGTCGGTCCGCTCCACCGACTGCTACATCTACTTCCGGCGGGGCAAGGACCGCCCGCCACTGGTGGACATAG GAGTGCTGTACGATGGCCACGAGCGGATCATGTCGGATGCGGAGATCGTGGCGGAGACGCCTGAGGGCCGGGTGGCCAACGTGAACAACTCGTCGGCCAAGACGTTCCTCACGTACCGCCGAGCGCGGGCGGACATGCCCTGCAACGAGCTGGTGGTCACCGAGCTGTGCGTCATCGTCCAGAGCAAGGGCGAGCGGGCTCCGCACGCCTTCTGCCTGATCTACAAGCCCCTGAACAAGGGCTTCGTGGGCAGCGACGTGTTCCTGTGCTACAAGAAGTCCATGTACCGGCCGAAGCACATCAGCTACAAACCGGAGATCCTGCTGCGCTACCCCACCGTTGACCACACCGACTTCCCGCTGAACCTGTGTCCGAGTGTGCCGCTCTTCTGCCTGCCGATGGGCGCCTCCCTGGAGGCCTGGCCCCACGTCAATGGGGCGGAGAAGCGCAAGCCCATCAGTCCGGTGTTCAGCACCTTTGTGCTGACGGTCAACGATGGCACCTACAAGGTCTACGGATCCGCCTTGACTTTCTACGAGGACTATGA TGAGTCACAGTTGTCGGCGGAGCAGAAGGAGCTGCTCGGTTGGAACGAGGAGCTCGGCGGCCAGCACTCGCTGCACATGATCAAGGCCATTTGCCTGCTGTCGCACCATCCCTTTGGCGACACCTTCGACAAGTGGCTCAAGTACCTCCAT CGCATGGTGTTGTTTGGCGTCAATATTCCCATTCCCGTGGAACGCTACATCACCCAGCTGCTGGACGAGGTCCCTTTCCCGGCGCCCAGCATCCACCTGCAGCTGTCCAGCGAGTCCAACGACCGCATCCTGCTCACCCAGCCGGAGGATTCGCCGCTGCCGCGAAGTGGTGCCGGCTTCCACATGCTGCTCCAGAACCTGGGCACCGACAACTGTCTGcatgtgctgctgctggccctCACCGAACAGAAGATACTCATCCACTCACTCAG ACCTGCCACGTTGACTGCTGTGGCCGAGGCCATCGTCTCCCTGCTGTTCCCCTTCAAGTGGCAGTGTCCGTACATCCCGCTCTGTCCACTGGGATTGGCGGAGGTGCTGCATGCCCCGTTGCCCTACCTGATTGGCGTGGACTCGCGCTTCTTCGATCTGTACGAACCGCCCACGGATGTCACCTGCATTGATCTGGACACCAACAATATAAGC TTGTGCGAATCGCAGCGACACTTGTCGCCCAAACTGCTCCCAAAACGGGCAGCCCGCCTGCTCCGCCAGACGCTCACCGAACTGGAGAACGCCAAGCCCATCAGCTACGACTCCACGAACAGTCTGGACCGCGACATCCGGAAGCGGAAGCGGGAGCTGGTGCTGGAGCAACGCATCCAGGAGGCCTTCCTGCTCTTCATGGCCAGCATTTTGCGCGGCTACAGGGACTTCCTGGTGCCCATTTCCAAGGCGCCCTCGGTGGGAGCCACCGATCCGAGTGCCCTCTTCCAGCTGAAGGCCTTCTTGCGATCGCGCGATAAG TCGCACCAGAAGTTCTTCGAGCTGATGATGAAGACCCAGATGTTCATCCGGTTCATCGAGGAGCGCTCCTTCGTCTCCGACGGCGACCATGGCCTGAGCTTCTTCGACGAGTGTGCGGAAAAGGTAGGCAACTACGACGAGACGCCCGCCCAGCTGCATTTGGTGGACTGGGACACGGGCCAGAACAGTGAGCGCACCAAGTACATCTTTCCGCCGGACAGTGTGACTCCGGCGGGCGggggaggaggagcaggaggaggagccggACTGGCCTACAACTATGAGAACTTCACGCTGcagccggagctgctgcagagCACCAAGAAGACCGCGCTCTCCAAGTtcctgcagctgcagctgaaCGCCTCGCTCTCGCCGGGATCGCCGATTGCGCGGCGCACCAAGCACGAGATCAAGCTGTCGCAGAAGATGGCCAGCCGGTGCCAGCAGCACCCGGAGGCGTGGTCCAAGTACCTGCTGGCCACCTGCTACTCGCTGTACTTCCTCATCCTGCCCTCGATGGTGCTGGACACGCGGCACGCGGGCAAGGAGCCGGAGATTCTGCGCGCCGCCTACGACGTCCTGGTGCGGGCCAGTCGCCTGAAGATCACCTGCGACGAGTTCTGCTACCGCATCATGATGCAGCTGTGCGGCATCCATAATCTGCCGGTGCTGGCCGTCCGCCTGCACTACCTGATGAAGCGCTCGGGCGTTCAGGCCAACGCCCTGACCTACGGCTTCTACAACCGCTGCGTGCTGGAGTCCCAGTGGCCCAGCGACAGCACCACGCTGAGCCAGATACGCTGGAACCGCATCAAGAACGTGGTGCTGGGGGCGGCCCAGTTCCGACGCGCCGGCCGGCAGCGGGCCGCCTCCAAGGTGAACAAGTCGCTGAGCGCCTCGCAGGACCAGAACCTCAGCACGCTGGAGACGGTGGACGGGCAGTCGCGCACCAGTCTGGCCTCCTCCACCGGCGATGGCGGCGGCCACGGGCTGCTCGACTTCGCCGCCTTCGACCGGCTGCGCTACAAGCTGGGCAGCATTGTGCGCCAGACGGTCACGGGCGGCAGCAGCGAGGCCAACGAAGAGGGCGTGGCGAACAGCGCCGCCGGACTGCTCATCCCCGGCGAGCGGAGTGCCCCGAACACGCCTACCTACGGCGGCGACACCGAGATCCTGGCCAAGGccctccagcagcagcagccgcgcAAGCAAATCATGAGCATAGGCGGCGgtgacgacgacgatgacgaggacgaggatgaggacgacgacgagtaCACGGCCGGATCGCCGAGCACGCCCCAAAAGCAACTGGAGGCGGGCGCCGATGGGCTGGCATACGCCGCCGGCGCTGGTGGCGACTACGAGGCGgacgaggaggacgacgaggacgaggtCGACGAGCATGTGGCCGCCCAGCGGGCACGACAGCGAGTGCAGAGTCCAACCAA AATCTCGCCACGCACGCCCGTGACCCAGAACGATCCGCTGGGCGCCTTGAACGAGGAGGAGTCCGCCGCCAGTGCCACGACCACGCAGCAggcgcagcagcaggagcagcagcagctgcagcagtcGCAGGCGCAGATCGACAGCAGCATATACAGCGACAAGCCGATCCTGTTCCGCGGCCCACGGAGCGCCACCTTCGACGAGTCGACGCAGATCGGGAAGAGCATGCACCGCTCGGAGACGATGCCGGTGGCCAGCAGCGGGGTGACCAACAGCCTGGCCAACATCGGATCCTCGCTGAAGCTCACGTTCGG TCCCAGCCTGACGGGCAAGAAGTCGAACGAGTTGATCCAGGGGAGCCTGAGCAGCATCAAGTCGGCGGCCAGTTCGCTGACCAAGAAGTTCGACGAGATCAAGGGCGTGATCTCGGCCAACTCGACGCCGACGAAGACGAACAACGGCCACGGCCATCCGCACCATGGGCTGCACCACCCGCATCACCATGCGCATCACCACCATCCGCACCACCATCATCCGCAGGCCGGCAATccggagcaggaggagcacgATGCCGCCGTCCACGAGGAGGGCAAGCTGCGGCGCGTCTCCAGCGACCTGGACCCGTGGGGCAGGCTCAGTGAGTCGCGCAAGTCCAGCTACAACAACCTGGTGCCGCTGGGCGAGAACAGTTCCACCGGCGCCCTGCACATGCACGCCTTTCCTGCTCTGCCCGACAACCTCTACAGTCTGATTGGCGAG AGCGCCGCGGATCGTGACTGCGATGTGCTTATCCAGCTGACGACCTGCTCGCAGTGCCACAACTGCTCGGTGCTCGTCTACGACGAGGAGATCATGAGTGGCTGGACGGCGGAGGACTCCAACCTGAACACCACCTGCCACGCCTGCAACAAGCTCACCGTGCCCTTCCTCAGTGTCCAGATCGAGCGGCAGACGGAGGAGTCAGTTCAGTTGGATCAGCCAGATCAGCCGGATCAGCCAGATCAGCGGGAGGAGGATGGGGGCAAGAAGGAGCAGCCAGCCAACGGGACCAGCCACAAGTCCAGCCTGACCGTGCCGTATCTGAATCCGCTGGTGCTGCGCAAGGAGCTGGAGAACATACTCACCCAGGAGGGCGACATCGCGCTGATCAAGCCGGAGTTCGTCGAGGAGCACCCGATCATCTACTGGAACCTGCTCTGGCTGATGGAGCGCATCGAGAGCAAGACGCACCTGCCGGAGCTCTGTCTGCCCGTGCCg AGCGACAAGGAGCACATTGACCCCCTGAGCAAGGTGAAGACGGTGCACATCCAGTGCCTGTGGGACAATCTCAGCCTGCACAGCGAGGCCAGTGGTCCGCCGATGTACATCCTGTACAGGGAGACCCAGCCGACGAGTCCGCTCCTCAAGGCGCTGCTCACCGATCAGGCGCAGATCAACAAGAA TGTCATTCAGCAAATCATTTCGGCCATCCGGGTCAACGACTTCGCCACGCCGCTGAAGCGTTTGGCCAACGAGCGGCACAAGCTGAAGAGCAATGGAGTGGAGCGGTCGCACTCGTTCTACCGCGACATCCTCTTCCTGGCCCTGACCGCCATCGGCAGGAGCAACGTGGACCTGGCCACATTCCATCGCGACTATGCGGCCGTGTTCGACAAGCTGACGGAGCGCGAGTGCAACATGTACTACCGCAACCAGGATCTGCCGCCCTCGGCATCGACGATCTTCTGCCGCGCCTACTTCCGCCCGCTCCTGCTGCCCTGA
- the LOC128260346 gene encoding DENN domain-containing protein Crag isoform X1 — translation MEEKRIADYFVVAGMPEHPQLLQENIFNDSGRLRAATTIEPITDIGVYFPLLGEEVPEGYELLAHTPTGLQANLNHGSVRSTDCYIYFRRGKDRPPLVDIGVLYDGHERIMSDAEIVAETPEGRVANVNNSSAKTFLTYRRARADMPCNELVVTELCVIVQSKGERAPHAFCLIYKPLNKGFVGSDVFLCYKKSMYRPKHISYKPEILLRYPTVDHTDFPLNLCPSVPLFCLPMGASLEAWPHVNGAEKRKPISPVFSTFVLTVNDGTYKVYGSALTFYEDYDESQLSAEQKELLGWNEELGGQHSLHMIKAICLLSHHPFGDTFDKWLKYLHRMVLFGVNIPIPVERYITQLLDEVPFPAPSIHLQLSSESNDRILLTQPEDSPLPRSGAGFHMLLQNLGTDNCLHVLLLALTEQKILIHSLRPATLTAVAEAIVSLLFPFKWQCPYIPLCPLGLAEVLHAPLPYLIGVDSRFFDLYEPPTDVTCIDLDTNNISLCESQRHLSPKLLPKRAARLLRQTLTELENAKPISYDSTNSLDRDIRKRKRELVLEQRIQEAFLLFMASILRGYRDFLVPISKAPSVGATDPSALFQLKAFLRSRDKSHQKFFELMMKTQMFIRFIEERSFVSDGDHGLSFFDECAEKVGNYDETPAQLHLVDWDTGQNSERTKYIFPPDSVTPAGGGGGAGGGAGLAYNYENFTLQPELLQSTKKTALSKFLQLQLNASLSPGSPIARRTKHEIKLSQKMASRCQQHPEAWSKYLLATCYSLYFLILPSMVLDTRHAGKEPEILRAAYDVLVRASRLKITCDEFCYRIMMQLCGIHNLPVLAVRLHYLMKRSGVQANALTYGFYNRCVLESQWPSDSTTLSQIRWNRIKNVVLGAAQFRRAGRQRAASKVNKSLSASQDQNLSTLETVDGQSRTSLASSTGDGGGHGLLDFAAFDRLRYKLGSIVRQTVTGGSSEANEEGVANSAAGLLIPGERSAPNTPTYGGDTEILAKALQQQQPRKQIMSIGGGDDDDDEDEDEDDDEYTAGSPSTPQKQLEAGADGLAYAAGAGGDYEADEEDDEDEVDEHVAAQRARQRVQSPTKISPRTPVTQNDPLGALNEEESAASATTTQQAQQQEQQQLQQSQAQIDSSIYSDKPILFRGPRSATFDESTQIGKSMHRSETMPVASSGVTNSLANIGSSLKLTFGRYSPARLSLKKDLKLPANIIENISSISPSLTGKKSNELIQGSLSSIKSAASSLTKKFDEIKGVISANSTPTKTNNGHGHPHHGLHHPHHHAHHHHPHHHHPQAGNPEQEEHDAAVHEEGKLRRVSSDLDPWGRLSESRKSSYNNLVPLGENSSTGALHMHAFPALPDNLYSLIGESAADRDCDVLIQLTTCSQCHNCSVLVYDEEIMSGWTAEDSNLNTTCHACNKLTVPFLSVQIERQTEESVQLDQPDQPDQPDQREEDGGKKEQPANGTSHKSSLTVPYLNPLVLRKELENILTQEGDIALIKPEFVEEHPIIYWNLLWLMERIESKTHLPELCLPVPSDKEHIDPLSKVKTVHIQCLWDNLSLHSEASGPPMYILYRETQPTSPLLKALLTDQAQINKNVIQQIISAIRVNDFATPLKRLANERHKLKSNGVERSHSFYRDILFLALTAIGRSNVDLATFHRDYAAVFDKLTERECNMYYRNQDLPPSASTIFCRAYFRPLLLP, via the exons ATGGAGGAGAAGCGCATCGCCGACTACTTTGTGGTGGCCGGAATGCCGGAGCATCCGCAGCTGCTGCAGGAGAACATCTTCAACGACTCGGGAAGATTGCGGGCGGCCACCACCATCGAGCCCATCACGGACATCGGTGTCTACTTCCCGCTGCTCGGCGAGGAGGTTCCCGAGGGATACGAGCTCCTCGCGCACACTCCCACGGGTCTGCAGGCGAACCTCAACCACGGGTCGGTCCGCTCCACCGACTGCTACATCTACTTCCGGCGGGGCAAGGACCGCCCGCCACTGGTGGACATAG GAGTGCTGTACGATGGCCACGAGCGGATCATGTCGGATGCGGAGATCGTGGCGGAGACGCCTGAGGGCCGGGTGGCCAACGTGAACAACTCGTCGGCCAAGACGTTCCTCACGTACCGCCGAGCGCGGGCGGACATGCCCTGCAACGAGCTGGTGGTCACCGAGCTGTGCGTCATCGTCCAGAGCAAGGGCGAGCGGGCTCCGCACGCCTTCTGCCTGATCTACAAGCCCCTGAACAAGGGCTTCGTGGGCAGCGACGTGTTCCTGTGCTACAAGAAGTCCATGTACCGGCCGAAGCACATCAGCTACAAACCGGAGATCCTGCTGCGCTACCCCACCGTTGACCACACCGACTTCCCGCTGAACCTGTGTCCGAGTGTGCCGCTCTTCTGCCTGCCGATGGGCGCCTCCCTGGAGGCCTGGCCCCACGTCAATGGGGCGGAGAAGCGCAAGCCCATCAGTCCGGTGTTCAGCACCTTTGTGCTGACGGTCAACGATGGCACCTACAAGGTCTACGGATCCGCCTTGACTTTCTACGAGGACTATGA TGAGTCACAGTTGTCGGCGGAGCAGAAGGAGCTGCTCGGTTGGAACGAGGAGCTCGGCGGCCAGCACTCGCTGCACATGATCAAGGCCATTTGCCTGCTGTCGCACCATCCCTTTGGCGACACCTTCGACAAGTGGCTCAAGTACCTCCAT CGCATGGTGTTGTTTGGCGTCAATATTCCCATTCCCGTGGAACGCTACATCACCCAGCTGCTGGACGAGGTCCCTTTCCCGGCGCCCAGCATCCACCTGCAGCTGTCCAGCGAGTCCAACGACCGCATCCTGCTCACCCAGCCGGAGGATTCGCCGCTGCCGCGAAGTGGTGCCGGCTTCCACATGCTGCTCCAGAACCTGGGCACCGACAACTGTCTGcatgtgctgctgctggccctCACCGAACAGAAGATACTCATCCACTCACTCAG ACCTGCCACGTTGACTGCTGTGGCCGAGGCCATCGTCTCCCTGCTGTTCCCCTTCAAGTGGCAGTGTCCGTACATCCCGCTCTGTCCACTGGGATTGGCGGAGGTGCTGCATGCCCCGTTGCCCTACCTGATTGGCGTGGACTCGCGCTTCTTCGATCTGTACGAACCGCCCACGGATGTCACCTGCATTGATCTGGACACCAACAATATAAGC TTGTGCGAATCGCAGCGACACTTGTCGCCCAAACTGCTCCCAAAACGGGCAGCCCGCCTGCTCCGCCAGACGCTCACCGAACTGGAGAACGCCAAGCCCATCAGCTACGACTCCACGAACAGTCTGGACCGCGACATCCGGAAGCGGAAGCGGGAGCTGGTGCTGGAGCAACGCATCCAGGAGGCCTTCCTGCTCTTCATGGCCAGCATTTTGCGCGGCTACAGGGACTTCCTGGTGCCCATTTCCAAGGCGCCCTCGGTGGGAGCCACCGATCCGAGTGCCCTCTTCCAGCTGAAGGCCTTCTTGCGATCGCGCGATAAG TCGCACCAGAAGTTCTTCGAGCTGATGATGAAGACCCAGATGTTCATCCGGTTCATCGAGGAGCGCTCCTTCGTCTCCGACGGCGACCATGGCCTGAGCTTCTTCGACGAGTGTGCGGAAAAGGTAGGCAACTACGACGAGACGCCCGCCCAGCTGCATTTGGTGGACTGGGACACGGGCCAGAACAGTGAGCGCACCAAGTACATCTTTCCGCCGGACAGTGTGACTCCGGCGGGCGggggaggaggagcaggaggaggagccggACTGGCCTACAACTATGAGAACTTCACGCTGcagccggagctgctgcagagCACCAAGAAGACCGCGCTCTCCAAGTtcctgcagctgcagctgaaCGCCTCGCTCTCGCCGGGATCGCCGATTGCGCGGCGCACCAAGCACGAGATCAAGCTGTCGCAGAAGATGGCCAGCCGGTGCCAGCAGCACCCGGAGGCGTGGTCCAAGTACCTGCTGGCCACCTGCTACTCGCTGTACTTCCTCATCCTGCCCTCGATGGTGCTGGACACGCGGCACGCGGGCAAGGAGCCGGAGATTCTGCGCGCCGCCTACGACGTCCTGGTGCGGGCCAGTCGCCTGAAGATCACCTGCGACGAGTTCTGCTACCGCATCATGATGCAGCTGTGCGGCATCCATAATCTGCCGGTGCTGGCCGTCCGCCTGCACTACCTGATGAAGCGCTCGGGCGTTCAGGCCAACGCCCTGACCTACGGCTTCTACAACCGCTGCGTGCTGGAGTCCCAGTGGCCCAGCGACAGCACCACGCTGAGCCAGATACGCTGGAACCGCATCAAGAACGTGGTGCTGGGGGCGGCCCAGTTCCGACGCGCCGGCCGGCAGCGGGCCGCCTCCAAGGTGAACAAGTCGCTGAGCGCCTCGCAGGACCAGAACCTCAGCACGCTGGAGACGGTGGACGGGCAGTCGCGCACCAGTCTGGCCTCCTCCACCGGCGATGGCGGCGGCCACGGGCTGCTCGACTTCGCCGCCTTCGACCGGCTGCGCTACAAGCTGGGCAGCATTGTGCGCCAGACGGTCACGGGCGGCAGCAGCGAGGCCAACGAAGAGGGCGTGGCGAACAGCGCCGCCGGACTGCTCATCCCCGGCGAGCGGAGTGCCCCGAACACGCCTACCTACGGCGGCGACACCGAGATCCTGGCCAAGGccctccagcagcagcagccgcgcAAGCAAATCATGAGCATAGGCGGCGgtgacgacgacgatgacgaggacgaggatgaggacgacgacgagtaCACGGCCGGATCGCCGAGCACGCCCCAAAAGCAACTGGAGGCGGGCGCCGATGGGCTGGCATACGCCGCCGGCGCTGGTGGCGACTACGAGGCGgacgaggaggacgacgaggacgaggtCGACGAGCATGTGGCCGCCCAGCGGGCACGACAGCGAGTGCAGAGTCCAACCAA AATCTCGCCACGCACGCCCGTGACCCAGAACGATCCGCTGGGCGCCTTGAACGAGGAGGAGTCCGCCGCCAGTGCCACGACCACGCAGCAggcgcagcagcaggagcagcagcagctgcagcagtcGCAGGCGCAGATCGACAGCAGCATATACAGCGACAAGCCGATCCTGTTCCGCGGCCCACGGAGCGCCACCTTCGACGAGTCGACGCAGATCGGGAAGAGCATGCACCGCTCGGAGACGATGCCGGTGGCCAGCAGCGGGGTGACCAACAGCCTGGCCAACATCGGATCCTCGCTGAAGCTCACGTTCGG ACGTTATTCACCCGCACGATTGTCCCTTAAGAAAGACTTGAAATTGCCCGCCAAtattatagaaaatatatCGAGCATAAG TCCCAGCCTGACGGGCAAGAAGTCGAACGAGTTGATCCAGGGGAGCCTGAGCAGCATCAAGTCGGCGGCCAGTTCGCTGACCAAGAAGTTCGACGAGATCAAGGGCGTGATCTCGGCCAACTCGACGCCGACGAAGACGAACAACGGCCACGGCCATCCGCACCATGGGCTGCACCACCCGCATCACCATGCGCATCACCACCATCCGCACCACCATCATCCGCAGGCCGGCAATccggagcaggaggagcacgATGCCGCCGTCCACGAGGAGGGCAAGCTGCGGCGCGTCTCCAGCGACCTGGACCCGTGGGGCAGGCTCAGTGAGTCGCGCAAGTCCAGCTACAACAACCTGGTGCCGCTGGGCGAGAACAGTTCCACCGGCGCCCTGCACATGCACGCCTTTCCTGCTCTGCCCGACAACCTCTACAGTCTGATTGGCGAG AGCGCCGCGGATCGTGACTGCGATGTGCTTATCCAGCTGACGACCTGCTCGCAGTGCCACAACTGCTCGGTGCTCGTCTACGACGAGGAGATCATGAGTGGCTGGACGGCGGAGGACTCCAACCTGAACACCACCTGCCACGCCTGCAACAAGCTCACCGTGCCCTTCCTCAGTGTCCAGATCGAGCGGCAGACGGAGGAGTCAGTTCAGTTGGATCAGCCAGATCAGCCGGATCAGCCAGATCAGCGGGAGGAGGATGGGGGCAAGAAGGAGCAGCCAGCCAACGGGACCAGCCACAAGTCCAGCCTGACCGTGCCGTATCTGAATCCGCTGGTGCTGCGCAAGGAGCTGGAGAACATACTCACCCAGGAGGGCGACATCGCGCTGATCAAGCCGGAGTTCGTCGAGGAGCACCCGATCATCTACTGGAACCTGCTCTGGCTGATGGAGCGCATCGAGAGCAAGACGCACCTGCCGGAGCTCTGTCTGCCCGTGCCg AGCGACAAGGAGCACATTGACCCCCTGAGCAAGGTGAAGACGGTGCACATCCAGTGCCTGTGGGACAATCTCAGCCTGCACAGCGAGGCCAGTGGTCCGCCGATGTACATCCTGTACAGGGAGACCCAGCCGACGAGTCCGCTCCTCAAGGCGCTGCTCACCGATCAGGCGCAGATCAACAAGAA TGTCATTCAGCAAATCATTTCGGCCATCCGGGTCAACGACTTCGCCACGCCGCTGAAGCGTTTGGCCAACGAGCGGCACAAGCTGAAGAGCAATGGAGTGGAGCGGTCGCACTCGTTCTACCGCGACATCCTCTTCCTGGCCCTGACCGCCATCGGCAGGAGCAACGTGGACCTGGCCACATTCCATCGCGACTATGCGGCCGTGTTCGACAAGCTGACGGAGCGCGAGTGCAACATGTACTACCGCAACCAGGATCTGCCGCCCTCGGCATCGACGATCTTCTGCCGCGCCTACTTCCGCCCGCTCCTGCTGCCCTGA
- the LOC128260353 gene encoding INO80 complex subunit C gives MDAKPKRSFKRPFAFPKNCVYRPLRQISNMERNLKLPAGRPTYFTLNAPPSLVPAKKYSDISGLPAPYADPHTKLRFANADEYASMQHMPSDIINGYLTVRGYTSAVG, from the exons ATGGATGCGAAACCCAAACGATCATTTAAGCGTCCGTTTGCCTTTCCCAAGAACTGTGTGTACCGTCCACTGCGGCAGATAAGCAATATGGAGCGGAATCTAAAGCTGCCCGCCGGAAGACCCACCT ACTTCACGCTCAATGCACCGCCCTCGTTGGTTCCGGCCAAGAAATATTCGGACATCAGCGGTCTGCCCGCTCCATATGCCGATCCGCACACCAAGCTGAGGTTCGCCAATGCCGATGAGTATGCCTCCATGCAGCACATGCCCTCGGACATCATCAATGGGTACTTAACAGTACGCGGCTATACGAGCGCCGTGGGATAA